One part of the Nitrosophilus kaiyonis genome encodes these proteins:
- the recR gene encoding recombination mediator RecR, with protein MKKGFKKFDELVQSLESLPTIGKKSAIRLAFYMVMENSMNALKIAHAIEDAIRNIKKCSRCGGLSEDELCYICSDELRDSSTLCIVENAKDVLVIEESNEYNGKYFVLDNLDERIEDLKNLVEKEKIKEIIFALTPSVANDAIIIFIEDKLKDFNIEFTKIAQGVPTGVSLENVDILSLTKAMKDRVKV; from the coding sequence TTGAAAAAGGGCTTTAAAAAATTTGACGAACTTGTCCAATCTTTAGAATCTCTTCCTACAATTGGAAAAAAGAGTGCAATAAGACTTGCTTTTTATATGGTTATGGAAAACTCTATGAATGCTTTAAAAATTGCTCATGCAATTGAAGATGCGATTAGAAATATAAAAAAATGTAGCAGATGTGGCGGTCTTAGCGAAGATGAGTTGTGTTATATCTGTAGTGATGAATTAAGAGATAGTTCAACTTTATGTATAGTTGAAAATGCTAAAGATGTATTGGTTATTGAGGAGAGTAATGAATATAATGGCAAATATTTTGTTTTAGATAATCTTGATGAAAGAATTGAAGATTTAAAAAATCTAGTAGAAAAAGAGAAAATAAAAGAGATTATTTTTGCCTTAACACCATCAGTTGCAAATGATGCAATAATAATTTTTATTGAGGATAAATTAAAAGATTTTAATATAGAGTTTACAAAAATAGCCCAAGGTGTGCCAACAGGGGTTAGCCTTGAAAATGTTGATATTCTATCTTTAACAAAGGCGATGAAAGATAGAGTCAAAGTTTAA
- a CDS encoding SPOR domain-containing protein, with amino-acid sequence MDIFDTNEPKNEKKEESHNELEDIILNKKDKKFDIKKLILLAGSAILILLIVISAYKIISQEPKNENEDFFATQTAPETENKQEDNFEQVPIIKEESKEPEEEYEKIVKEITKEETSQKTQKEENIAPKVEEKEEVKKIAKAKIPESKKIEKKQEIQAVPKGNYYVQVGAFYRLAPSKKFLKRIETNGFNYIIKTVIKDSSEIKKVLIGPFTSRSEAKKALLKIKQNIKKDAFITRIQ; translated from the coding sequence ATGGATATTTTTGATACCAATGAACCTAAAAATGAAAAAAAAGAAGAGTCACATAATGAATTAGAAGATATTATTCTAAATAAAAAAGATAAAAAATTTGATATAAAAAAGTTAATTTTATTAGCAGGTAGCGCTATTTTAATACTTCTTATTGTTATTTCTGCATATAAAATTATCTCACAAGAACCAAAAAACGAAAATGAAGACTTTTTTGCAACACAAACTGCTCCTGAAACAGAAAATAAACAAGAGGATAATTTTGAGCAGGTTCCAATAATAAAAGAGGAATCAAAAGAACCAGAAGAAGAGTATGAAAAAATAGTAAAAGAGATAACAAAAGAGGAAACTTCGCAAAAAACTCAAAAAGAAGAAAATATAGCTCCAAAAGTGGAAGAAAAAGAAGAAGTTAAAAAAATAGCAAAAGCCAAAATACCAGAATCAAAAAAAATAGAAAAAAAACAAGAAATTCAAGCTGTACCTAAAGGAAATTATTATGTACAAGTTGGTGCATTTTATAGACTTGCTCCAAGTAAAAAATTTCTAAAAAGAATAGAAACAAATGGTTTTAACTATATAATAAAAACAGTTATTAAAGATTCAAGTGAAATTAAAAAAGTATTGATAGGGCCTTTTACATCAAGAAGTGAAGCTAAAAAAGCACTTCTTAAAATTAAACAAAATATAAAAAAAGATGCTTTTATTACTAGGATTCAATAA
- a CDS encoding shikimate dehydrogenase: MKFFIIFGNPVAHSKSPQMHNFTFKSLNFDGCYTRYLLKDENLLKDKFFELNIDGANITVPFKEKAFEICDETVGIANSIKAVNTIIKKDNKLIGYNTDAPGFYESIKSYKFKNALILGAGGTAKAISEIFDEKNIDFTILNRSKKRLDYFINKGYKSFSWDDFKIDGFDLIINTTSAGLNDENLPAPKEILESIFKNAKYAVDVIYGKETPFLKMAKEFNLTIKDGKDMLLYQGVLAFEIFTDFEYEKSEIEKYMKEGLEL; this comes from the coding sequence ATGAAATTTTTTATTATTTTTGGAAATCCTGTTGCTCACTCTAAATCACCTCAAATGCATAATTTCACATTCAAAAGTTTGAATTTTGATGGATGTTATACAAGATATCTTTTAAAAGATGAAAATCTTTTAAAAGATAAATTTTTTGAACTAAATATTGATGGTGCAAATATTACAGTACCTTTTAAAGAAAAAGCCTTTGAAATATGTGATGAAACAGTTGGCATTGCAAACTCAATAAAAGCTGTAAATACTATAATAAAAAAAGATAACAAACTTATTGGATACAATACTGATGCTCCTGGATTTTATGAGTCCATAAAGAGCTATAAATTTAAAAATGCTCTAATTTTGGGTGCTGGTGGTACTGCAAAAGCAATTAGTGAAATATTTGATGAAAAAAATATAGATTTTACTATTTTAAATAGAAGCAAAAAAAGATTAGACTATTTTATAAATAAAGGCTATAAATCTTTTAGCTGGGATGATTTTAAAATAGATGGCTTTGATTTAATAATCAATACAACAAGTGCAGGTTTAAATGATGAAAATTTGCCTGCTCCTAAAGAGATATTAGAGTCTATTTTCAAAAATGCGAAATATGCAGTCGATGTTATATATGGCAAAGAAACGCCATTTTTAAAAATGGCAAAAGAGTTTAATTTGACAATAAAAGATGGTAAAGATATGCTTTTATATCAGGGAGTTTTAGCTTTTGAGATTTTTACAGATTTTGAGTATGAAAAAAGTGAGATTGAAAAATATATGAAAGAGGGTTTAGAGCTTTAA
- a CDS encoding anthranilate synthase component I family protein produces MIYAINFMLDEFTPIAIYEKVKKYFPNELSFLFESVVYTSEGNYSYIAIGERERIWHKNEKSYYKNEKGEIKEVEENPLIFLKKYYKNINKEYYKKKCKELNVGFVDGFIGYIGYDMVAEFEPVLKKYMKNLKDETNIPDFDMIRPKIILAYSHKNAKLTIISSIESIKENIFEKLKNDLLDSYEHQPLKPAKILGEAKFAFDKKKFFEMVEKSKKMIRSGDVFQIVMSNRLTQKAIVDRFSFYRALRSLNPSPYLYLLEFKDFAIAGSSPEVMVRLTDGRILLRPIAGTRKRGNDIKRDKELELEMLNDPKERAEHIMLVDLGRNDVGRVAKKGTVQVTSLMRVEKYSHVMHMVSDVEAELDPKYDMFDLFMATFTAGTMTGAPKIRAMELIAEFEGLKRGYYSGSIGYFGFDGNMDSAITIRTALIKNDEIIFQAGAGIVADSKPELEYLEVKNKLGALMNTLNILSEIK; encoded by the coding sequence ATGATTTATGCAATAAATTTTATGTTAGATGAATTTACTCCAATTGCAATTTATGAAAAAGTAAAAAAATATTTTCCAAATGAATTATCTTTCTTATTTGAAAGTGTTGTATATACAAGTGAAGGAAATTATAGTTATATTGCTATAGGTGAGAGAGAAAGAATATGGCATAAAAATGAAAAAAGTTATTATAAAAATGAAAAAGGCGAAATAAAAGAGGTTGAAGAAAATCCCTTAATATTTTTGAAAAAGTATTATAAAAATATAAACAAAGAATACTACAAAAAAAAATGTAAAGAGCTTAATGTTGGATTTGTAGATGGTTTTATTGGATATATTGGTTATGATATGGTTGCTGAATTTGAGCCTGTTTTAAAAAAATATATGAAAAATTTAAAAGATGAAACAAATATTCCAGATTTTGATATGATTAGGCCAAAAATTATTTTGGCATATTCCCATAAAAATGCAAAATTAACAATAATCTCCTCTATTGAAAGCATTAAAGAAAACATATTTGAGAAATTAAAAAATGATCTATTAGACAGTTATGAACATCAGCCTTTAAAGCCTGCAAAAATACTAGGCGAAGCAAAGTTTGCTTTTGATAAGAAAAAATTTTTTGAAATGGTTGAAAAATCAAAAAAAATGATAAGAAGTGGCGATGTTTTTCAAATAGTTATGTCAAATAGATTAACACAAAAAGCTATTGTAGATAGATTTAGTTTTTATAGAGCTCTAAGGAGTCTAAATCCATCTCCATATCTTTATCTTTTGGAATTCAAAGATTTTGCAATTGCTGGAAGTTCCCCTGAGGTAATGGTTAGATTAACTGATGGAAGAATACTTTTAAGACCAATTGCAGGAACAAGAAAAAGAGGAAATGATATTAAAAGAGATAAAGAGCTTGAACTTGAAATGTTAAATGATCCAAAAGAGAGAGCTGAACATATAATGCTTGTTGACCTTGGAAGGAATGATGTTGGAAGAGTAGCAAAAAAAGGAACCGTTCAAGTAACTTCTTTAATGAGAGTAGAAAAATATTCACATGTGATGCATATGGTAAGCGATGTTGAAGCTGAACTGGATCCAAAATATGATATGTTTGATCTTTTTATGGCAACCTTTACTGCTGGTACAATGACAGGAGCCCCAAAAATAAGAGCTATGGAGTTGATTGCAGAATTTGAAGGTTTAAAAAGAGGGTATTATAGTGGAAGCATTGGATATTTTGGTTTTGATGGAAATATGGATAGTGCAATTACAATAAGAACTGCTCTTATAAAAAATGATGAAATAATTTTTCAAGCCGGAGCTGGAATAGTAGCGGATAGTAAACCTGAACTTGAATATTTGGAAGTTAAAAATAAACTTGGCGCTTTAATGAATACATTAAACATTTTAAGTGAGATAAAATGA
- the ccsA gene encoding cytochrome c biogenesis protein CcsA gives MAKFLKNFFLSIKSAVFFMFIFAIAIGVATFIENDYGTQSAKALVYNARWFEILLVILGINLVYNIFRFRLYRKEKWLTGLFHFAFILILIGAAVTRYFGYEGIMHIREGAIQDKIVSDRAYLQADIVKDGKKYHFEFPLLLSALGKNSFKKVLKFDNDEIEIDLKKYIPNAKTALVKDKNGDTYIELMIAFGNSPQSVTIKKGDFVDLGDFIIAFEKEPNVNKKVIKIEQKGDKLYIKSPFAISTFRMSENLAKNFKENEEIVFEKGKLYGLKNLKIVLKDFKEGVKTKLISAGPKPKERGLQDALVLEIKNKNIKKSVTVFGKKGQLGNPATITLGDTKLFLTYGSKIIKLPFALKLVDFQIEKYPGSNSPSSYASEVILIDKEKDIKMPFRIYMNHVLDYRGYRFFQSSYDMDERGTILSVNHDPGTIITYIGYAMLFFGLIFHLFMPQSRFMKLIRLTKKVQKKRESLVLSILFLFIFFPYSIKASQINYEEALKVVKSFDKKHCEKFGELLVQDRSGRVEPIDTLSREVLAKVTRKEKFLGLNPNQIFLGMTVKPNYWQVIKMIYLHHPQLKKIIGLKKDEKYAAFQDFFDKNGEYKLAKYVQEAVLKKPAQRNQFDKDVIKVDERVNVCYMVYVGDLLRIFPKPNDKNQKWYSPVEAIKSFPPKEAELVRLIIASYFSNIDKALENGDWKKADEALDVIKNYQKYYGASIIPKEKKIKAELLYNRLDIFNRLVPYYMIIGSILLILVLANLINPKIKIGPVIKIGLFFIILGFFAHTFGLALRWYVAGHAPWSDGYESMVYISWAIVLAGFFFSKNSPVALATTALLGGLILFVAHLNWLDPQITNLVPVLKSYWLMIHVSVITASYGFLALSALLAFIVLILYIFMNQKNKESLVLTIKELTYTNEMSLIIGLVLVTIGNFLGGVWANESWGRYWGWDPKETWALVTILIYACVEHLRLIPKLNGLFLYNVMSLLAFSSVIMTYFGVNFYLSGLHSYAQGDPVPIPTWVYYAISLVFSMIALAYYKRRKLNIDLRMN, from the coding sequence ATGGCTAAATTTTTGAAAAACTTTTTTCTCTCTATAAAGTCTGCAGTTTTTTTTATGTTTATATTTGCTATTGCAATAGGTGTAGCTACATTCATAGAAAATGATTATGGGACTCAGAGTGCCAAAGCGCTAGTTTATAATGCAAGATGGTTTGAGATTTTACTTGTGATATTAGGGATAAATCTTGTTTATAATATTTTTAGATTTAGACTCTATAGAAAAGAGAAATGGCTTACTGGACTTTTTCATTTTGCTTTTATTTTAATTTTAATAGGCGCAGCAGTTACAAGATATTTTGGATATGAAGGAATTATGCATATTAGAGAAGGAGCAATCCAGGATAAAATAGTATCTGATAGAGCATATCTGCAAGCTGATATTGTTAAAGATGGTAAAAAATACCATTTTGAGTTTCCATTGCTTTTGTCTGCATTAGGAAAAAATAGTTTTAAAAAGGTCTTAAAATTTGATAATGATGAAATTGAGATAGATTTAAAAAAATATATTCCAAATGCAAAAACAGCTCTTGTAAAAGATAAAAATGGTGATACATATATTGAATTAATGATAGCATTTGGTAATTCTCCTCAAAGTGTTACTATTAAAAAGGGTGATTTTGTTGATCTGGGAGATTTTATAATAGCTTTTGAAAAAGAGCCGAATGTGAATAAAAAAGTTATTAAAATAGAGCAAAAAGGAGATAAACTTTATATTAAATCACCTTTTGCAATTTCAACTTTTCGTATGAGTGAAAATTTGGCTAAAAATTTTAAAGAAAATGAAGAGATTGTTTTTGAAAAAGGAAAACTTTATGGTCTAAAAAATTTAAAAATTGTTTTAAAAGATTTTAAGGAAGGCGTTAAAACAAAACTGATCTCAGCAGGTCCTAAGCCAAAAGAAAGAGGGCTTCAAGATGCACTTGTTTTGGAAATAAAAAATAAAAATATTAAAAAAAGTGTTACTGTTTTTGGTAAAAAAGGGCAATTAGGAAATCCGGCTACAATAACTTTAGGAGATACAAAACTTTTTTTAACATATGGGTCTAAAATTATAAAACTTCCTTTTGCTTTAAAACTTGTTGATTTTCAGATAGAAAAATATCCAGGATCAAATTCACCTTCTTCTTATGCTAGTGAAGTGATATTAATAGATAAGGAAAAAGATATAAAAATGCCATTTAGAATTTATATGAATCATGTGCTTGATTATAGAGGATATAGATTTTTTCAAAGTTCATATGATATGGATGAAAGAGGTACAATTTTATCAGTAAATCATGATCCAGGAACAATTATCACTTACATTGGTTATGCTATGCTATTTTTTGGTCTTATTTTTCATCTATTTATGCCTCAAAGTAGGTTTATGAAATTAATTAGACTTACTAAAAAAGTTCAAAAAAAGAGGGAGTCTTTAGTTCTATCAATACTATTTCTTTTTATCTTTTTTCCTTATTCAATAAAAGCATCTCAAATAAATTATGAAGAGGCATTAAAAGTTGTAAAATCTTTTGATAAAAAGCATTGTGAAAAATTTGGAGAATTATTAGTACAAGATAGAAGCGGAAGGGTTGAGCCTATTGACACTCTATCAAGAGAGGTTTTAGCAAAAGTTACTAGAAAAGAGAAATTTTTAGGGCTTAATCCAAACCAGATTTTTCTTGGAATGACGGTAAAGCCAAATTATTGGCAAGTTATAAAGATGATTTATCTTCATCATCCCCAATTAAAAAAGATAATTGGATTAAAAAAAGATGAAAAATATGCAGCATTTCAAGATTTCTTTGATAAAAATGGAGAGTATAAACTTGCAAAATATGTTCAAGAAGCAGTACTTAAAAAGCCGGCTCAAAGAAATCAATTTGATAAAGATGTAATAAAAGTGGATGAGAGAGTAAATGTTTGTTATATGGTATATGTTGGAGATTTATTGAGAATTTTTCCAAAACCAAATGATAAAAATCAAAAATGGTACTCTCCAGTTGAAGCAATAAAATCATTTCCACCAAAAGAGGCTGAACTTGTAAGATTAATAATCGCAAGCTATTTTTCAAATATTGATAAAGCTTTAGAAAATGGTGATTGGAAAAAAGCTGATGAAGCTTTAGATGTAATTAAAAATTATCAAAAATATTATGGTGCTTCAATAATCCCAAAAGAGAAAAAAATAAAAGCTGAACTTTTATACAATAGATTGGATATTTTTAATAGGTTAGTTCCATATTATATGATTATTGGCTCAATTTTACTTATTTTAGTTCTTGCAAATTTAATCAATCCTAAAATAAAAATAGGTCCTGTTATAAAAATAGGGCTATTTTTTATTATTTTAGGATTTTTTGCTCATACATTTGGTTTGGCTCTAAGATGGTATGTTGCTGGACATGCTCCTTGGAGTGATGGATATGAATCTATGGTATATATTTCCTGGGCTATAGTATTAGCTGGCTTTTTCTTTTCTAAAAACTCTCCAGTTGCCCTTGCTACAACTGCACTGCTTGGAGGACTAATATTATTTGTCGCTCATCTAAATTGGTTAGACCCTCAAATAACAAATCTTGTTCCAGTTTTAAAATCATACTGGCTTATGATTCATGTTTCTGTAATAACTGCAAGTTATGGATTCTTGGCTCTTAGTGCACTTTTAGCATTTATTGTTTTGATTTTGTATATATTTATGAATCAAAAAAACAAAGAGTCTTTAGTTTTAACTATTAAAGAGTTAACATATACAAATGAGATGAGCTTAATAATTGGCCTTGTTTTGGTAACAATAGGGAATTTTCTCGGTGGAGTTTGGGCAAATGAGAGTTGGGGAAGATATTGGGGATGGGATCCAAAAGAGACATGGGCTCTTGTTACTATTTTGATATATGCATGTGTTGAGCATTTAAGACTTATACCAAAACTAAATGGTCTATTTTTATATAATGTGATGTCGCTTTTAGCATTTTCTTCAGTAATAATGACATATTTTGGTGTAAATTTTTATCTATCAGGTCTTCATTCATATGCTCAAGGAGATCCTGTACCAATTCCAACATGGGTTTATTATGCGATATCTTTAGTGTTTTCTATGATAGCTCTTGCTTATTATAAAAGGAGAAAATTAAATATAGATTTGAGAATGAATTAA
- the dnaJ gene encoding molecular chaperone DnaJ, translated as MVDLDYYEILEVDRDATFEEIKKSYRKLALKYHPDRNPDNKEAEEKFKLINEAYQVLSDKEKRALYDRYGKRGLENQGFEGFSHSSYEDIMDFFESVFGGSFGGFGFGSRRKDEKYPLDLSLEMEISFNEAFFGTKKDIEYEYKVPCNACKGTGAKNAEFITCPECAGRGQIYYRQGFMTFSQTCPKCNGSGKIAKEKCPECRGLGYEKKKEKITINIPEGIDNEDRIRVSGKGNIGVNGERGDLYITFYVKEDEHFVRYNDDIYLEVPVFFTQAILGESIKIPTPRGEKELKLPAGAKDKQQFVFRGEGAKNVRTGRVGNLIAQIKIEFPKKLNSEQKELLEKLQESFGIESKPHEKKFENVFNKIKGWFKG; from the coding sequence ATGGTTGATTTAGATTATTATGAAATTTTAGAAGTTGATAGAGACGCTACATTTGAAGAGATTAAAAAATCTTATAGAAAACTTGCACTTAAATATCATCCAGATAGAAATCCAGACAATAAAGAGGCAGAAGAGAAATTCAAGCTTATAAACGAAGCTTATCAAGTATTAAGTGATAAAGAGAAAAGAGCTTTATACGATAGATATGGAAAAAGAGGTCTTGAAAATCAAGGCTTTGAAGGTTTTAGCCATAGCTCATATGAAGATATTATGGATTTCTTTGAATCAGTATTTGGAGGAAGTTTTGGAGGATTTGGATTTGGAAGTAGAAGAAAAGATGAAAAATATCCTCTTGATTTATCACTTGAGATGGAAATTTCATTTAATGAAGCATTTTTTGGAACAAAAAAAGATATAGAGTATGAATATAAAGTCCCTTGTAATGCATGTAAAGGAACTGGAGCAAAAAATGCAGAATTTATAACCTGTCCAGAATGTGCAGGCAGAGGACAGATATATTATAGACAAGGATTTATGACATTTTCACAAACTTGTCCAAAATGTAATGGAAGTGGAAAAATAGCAAAAGAGAAATGTCCTGAATGTAGAGGTTTAGGATATGAAAAGAAAAAAGAAAAAATCACGATAAATATACCTGAAGGTATAGACAACGAAGATAGAATAAGAGTTTCTGGAAAAGGAAATATTGGAGTAAATGGAGAAAGAGGAGATCTTTATATCACTTTTTATGTAAAAGAGGATGAGCATTTTGTAAGATATAATGATGATATCTATTTAGAAGTTCCTGTATTTTTTACTCAGGCAATTTTAGGAGAATCGATAAAAATACCAACTCCACGAGGTGAAAAAGAGCTAAAACTTCCAGCTGGTGCAAAAGATAAGCAGCAGTTTGTTTTTAGAGGCGAAGGTGCAAAAAATGTTAGAACAGGAAGAGTTGGAAATTTAATAGCTCAAATAAAGATAGAGTTTCCTAAAAAATTAAACAGTGAGCAAAAAGAGCTCTTAGAAAAACTTCAAGAGAGCTTTGGGATAGAAAGCAAACCACATGAAAAAAAATTTGAAAATGTTTTTAATAAAATCAAAGGCTGGTTTAAGGGATAA
- a CDS encoding class II 3-deoxy-7-phosphoheptulonate synthase — MSWNPKSWRDFPIKQQPTYKDLDKLKKIEEELRNYPPLIFAGEARELKDKLSLVSKGKAFLLQGGDCAESFANFNAPTIRNLFKVLLQMNMVLMYSSGKPIVKIGRIAGQYAKPRSSDYEEINGVKLPSYRGDIINDIDFTPEAREPKPEKMLEAYYKSAATLNLIRAFARGGFASLDKVHKWNLEYVKNKALGEKFEDLADKITESLKFMEACGIDIAHTPQLKQTTLYTSHEALLLNYEEALTRKDSFTDEWYDCSAHFLWIGDRTRDIDGAHVEFFRGIKNPIGVKVGPSMKKDELLKLIDKLNPKNEDGRLTLIVRMGADKISDMFPPLLRAVKEAGKNVVWSCDPMHGNTYKTEGGIKTRDFEKILSEVKQFFQIHKSEGTYAGGIHLEMTGSDVTECTGSISSTITEEGLLSRYHTQCDPRLNADQALELAFMVSDIMKDI, encoded by the coding sequence ATGAGTTGGAATCCAAAAAGCTGGAGAGATTTTCCAATAAAGCAGCAACCTACATATAAAGATTTAGATAAATTAAAAAAGATAGAAGAGGAGTTAAGAAATTATCCACCTTTAATTTTTGCAGGAGAGGCAAGAGAGTTAAAAGATAAACTCTCACTTGTTTCAAAAGGAAAAGCGTTTTTACTTCAAGGTGGAGACTGTGCAGAGAGTTTTGCAAATTTTAATGCTCCTACTATTAGAAATCTTTTTAAAGTGCTTTTACAGATGAATATGGTTTTGATGTATTCATCAGGTAAGCCAATAGTAAAAATAGGAAGAATTGCAGGTCAATATGCAAAACCAAGAAGCAGTGATTATGAAGAGATAAATGGAGTCAAACTGCCAAGTTATAGAGGCGATATTATAAATGATATCGATTTTACACCTGAGGCAAGAGAGCCAAAACCAGAAAAGATGCTTGAAGCATATTATAAATCTGCTGCTACTTTGAATCTTATTAGAGCTTTTGCTAGAGGCGGTTTTGCATCATTAGATAAAGTTCATAAATGGAATTTAGAATATGTAAAAAACAAAGCTCTTGGAGAAAAATTTGAAGATCTTGCAGATAAAATCACAGAATCTTTAAAGTTTATGGAAGCATGTGGCATTGACATAGCTCATACTCCACAATTAAAACAGACAACTCTTTATACATCTCATGAGGCTCTTTTATTAAATTATGAAGAGGCTTTAACAAGAAAAGATAGTTTTACAGATGAATGGTATGATTGTAGCGCTCACTTTTTGTGGATAGGAGATCGTACAAGAGACATTGATGGAGCACATGTTGAGTTTTTTAGAGGAATAAAAAACCCAATAGGTGTAAAAGTTGGACCATCAATGAAAAAAGATGAGTTGTTAAAATTGATAGATAAATTAAATCCAAAAAATGAAGATGGAAGATTAACTCTTATTGTAAGAATGGGTGCAGATAAGATTTCAGATATGTTTCCACCTCTTTTAAGAGCTGTTAAAGAAGCTGGTAAAAATGTGGTATGGAGCTGTGATCCTATGCATGGAAATACATATAAAACAGAAGGCGGAATAAAAACAAGAGATTTTGAAAAAATATTAAGTGAAGTTAAACAGTTCTTTCAAATACATAAATCTGAAGGTACTTATGCAGGCGGAATCCATCTTGAAATGACAGGAAGTGATGTAACAGAATGTACAGGAAGTATTAGTAGCACAATTACAGAAGAGGGGCTTCTTAGCAGATACCATACTCAATGTGACCCAAGACTAAATGCAGACCAAGCACTAGAGCTTGCTTTTATGGTTTCTGATATTATGAAAGATATATAA
- a CDS encoding serine hydroxymethyltransferase, producing MSILKDFDPEVYSIIENELKRQTDHLEMIASENFTSPAVMEAMGSVFTNKYAEGYPGKRYYGGCENADAIENLAIERAKKLFGCNYVNVQPHSGSQANQAVYMALLKPYDKILGMSLSHGGHLTHGAKVNASGKIYHSFFYGVNEDGWIDYDRVRDIAKIVQPKIVVCGASAYPREINFKKFREIADEVGAILFADIAHIAGLVAAGEHPSPFPYCDVVTSTTHKTLRGPRGGIIMTNDEEIAKKINSAIFPGIQGGPLVHVIAAKAVGFGENLKPEWKEYAKQVKKNAAVLAEVLMDRGYNIVSGGTDNHLILVSFLDKDFSGKDADEALGRAGITVNKNTVPGETRSPFVTSGIRIGSPALTSRGMKEEEFRLIATRIADVLDDINNTALQEKIKNELTELARKFIIYTQPTY from the coding sequence ATGAGCATATTAAAAGATTTTGATCCTGAAGTTTATTCGATTATAGAAAATGAGTTAAAAAGACAAACAGACCATCTTGAAATGATAGCAAGTGAAAACTTCACAAGCCCAGCTGTGATGGAAGCTATGGGTAGTGTCTTTACAAATAAATATGCTGAAGGATATCCTGGCAAAAGATATTATGGTGGATGTGAAAATGCAGATGCTATAGAAAATTTAGCTATTGAAAGAGCTAAAAAACTTTTTGGCTGTAACTATGTAAATGTTCAGCCACATTCAGGAAGCCAAGCAAATCAAGCAGTTTATATGGCTTTATTAAAACCTTATGACAAAATTCTTGGTATGAGCCTTAGCCATGGTGGACATTTAACTCATGGTGCAAAAGTTAATGCAAGTGGGAAAATTTATCACAGTTTTTTTTATGGGGTAAATGAAGATGGATGGATAGATTATGATAGAGTTAGAGATATTGCAAAAATTGTTCAGCCAAAAATCGTAGTTTGTGGTGCAAGTGCTTATCCAAGAGAGATAAATTTTAAAAAATTTAGAGAGATTGCTGATGAAGTTGGAGCAATTTTATTTGCTGATATTGCTCATATAGCAGGCCTTGTTGCAGCAGGTGAGCATCCGAGTCCTTTTCCTTATTGTGATGTTGTAACATCAACAACACATAAAACATTAAGAGGTCCAAGAGGCGGAATCATAATGACAAATGATGAAGAAATTGCAAAAAAAATAAATAGTGCAATATTTCCAGGAATTCAAGGGGGACCTCTTGTTCATGTGATTGCTGCAAAAGCGGTTGGATTTGGAGAAAATTTAAAACCAGAATGGAAAGAGTATGCAAAACAGGTAAAGAAAAATGCTGCTGTTTTAGCTGAAGTTTTAATGGATAGAGGGTATAATATAGTTAGTGGTGGAACAGACAATCATCTAATTCTTGTTAGCTTTTTAGATAAAGATTTTAGTGGTAAAGATGCAGACGAGGCTCTTGGTAGAGCTGGCATTACAGTAAATAAAAATACAGTCCCTGGAGAGACAAGAAGCCCTTTTGTAACAAGTGGTATAAGAATAGGAAGCCCTGCCCTTACTAGCAGAGGAATGAAAGAGGAAGAATTTAGACTCATTGCTACAAGAATTGCAGATGTTTTAGATGATATAAATAACACTGCACTTCAAGAAAAAATTAAAAATGAGTTAACTGAACTTGCAAGAAAATTTATTATATATACACAGCCAACTTATTAA